The following proteins come from a genomic window of Sorghum bicolor cultivar BTx623 chromosome 3, Sorghum_bicolor_NCBIv3, whole genome shotgun sequence:
- the LOC8078137 gene encoding uncharacterized protein LOC8078137 yields MGSWVRTITTPFRKACTIFGPQNKDGGKKTQQPDSAMAQHVVDAERAKLHGEVMACAYEDVQVMWSMLDQARIRDLSGSS; encoded by the exons ATGGGTTCTTGGGTGCGCACCATCACAACGCCCTTCAGGAAAGCCTGCACCATCTTCGGTCCACAGAATAAGGACGGCGGCAAGAAGACGCAGCAACCAGACTCAG CGATGGCGCAGCACGTCGTCGACGCCGAGAGGGCCAAGCTGCACGGGGAGGTGATGGCGTGCGCCTACGAAGACGTGCAGGTCATGTGGTCCATGCTCGACCAGGCAAGGATTCGGGATCTCAGTGGCAGCTCGTGA
- the LOC8054694 gene encoding chitinase 10 — protein MAYPCAVHGALWIAVVAFLVASGSVVVIRVAEARYGPGHWNPAAPAPVATLVSEQLYNSLFLHKDDAACPAKGFYTYASFIQAARTFPKFAATGDLSTRKREVAAFFAQISHETTGGWATAPDGQYAWGLCYKEEISPASSYCDATDKQWPCYPGKSYHGRGPIQLSWNFNYGPAGQALGFDGLRNPEVVANCSETAFRTALWFWMTPRRPKPSCHEVMVGEYRPTAADAAANRTAGFGLVTNIVNGGLECNRTDDARVNNRIGFYQRYCQIFNVDAGANLDCAHQQPY, from the coding sequence ATGGCGTATCCTTGCGCCGTGCACGGCGCCTTGTGGATCGCCGTGGTCGCTTTCCTTGTTGCTTCCGGCAGCGTCGTCGTCATCCGAGTAGCGGAGGCGAGGTACGGCCCTGGCCACTGGAACCCTGCCGCCCCTGCCCCTGTGGCGACCCTCGTCAGCGAGCAGCTGTACAACTCCCTGTTCCTGCACAAGGACGACGCCGCCTGCCCCGCCAAGGGCTTCTACACCTACGCCTCCTTCATCCAGGCCGCCAGGACGTTCCCCAAGTTCGCCGCCACGGGCGACCTGAGCACCCGCAAGCGCGAGGTCGCGGCCTTCTTCGCGCAAATCTCTCACGAGACCACAGGCGGCTGGGCGACGGCGCCGGACGGGCAGTACGCGTGGGGCCTGTGCTACAAGGAGGAGATCAGCCCGGCGAGCAGCTACTGCGACGCGACGGACAAGCAGTGGCCGTGCTACCCGGGCAAGTCCTACCACGGCCGGGGCCCCATCCAGCTGTCGTGGAACTTCAACTACGGGCCGGCGGGGCAGGCGCTGGGCTTCGACGGCCTGCGCAACCCGGAGGTGGTGGCCAACTGCTCCGAGACCGCGTTCCGGACGGCGCTGTGGTTCTGGATGACGCCGCGCCGGCCCAAGCCGTCGTGCCACGAGGTCATGGTCGGCGAGTACCGCCCCACGGCCGCCGACGCCGCGGCCAACCGGACGGCAGGGTTCGGGCTCGTCACCAACATCGTCAACGGCGGGCTCGAGTGCAATCGCACCGACGATGCCCGGGTCAACAATCGGATTGGCTTCTACCAGAGGTACTGCCAGATCTTCAACGTCGACGCCGGCGCCAACCTCGACTGCGCTCACCAGCAGCCGTACTAG